One region of Vibrio pelagius genomic DNA includes:
- a CDS encoding chemotaxis protein CheA, translating to MSYELDEDILQDFLVEAGEILELLSEQLVELENNPDDKDLLNAIFRGFHTVKGGAGFLALTELVDTCHGAENVFDILRNGQRSVTSGLMDTMLQALDTVNVQFQAVQNREPLEPAEQSLLDELHRLCKPESEDEIVAPAAEAPAPVVEPVVTPEPVAPADTNINAASVDEISQDEFERLLDELHGKGGSPTAAPVEPTPPPAAPAPTADSGDITDDEFEKLLDELHGAGNSPSNATSAPPPPPPVAPVASVSASADGDDLMTDEEFEKLLDQLHGSGNGPSAEELDVATKPAEVKPAPAPAAAAAPQPVSAPTAVQTPEPVKAPVKSEAKAPAAKKQQAEATVRVDTSTLDTIMNMVGELVLVRNRLVSLGLNSNDEEMSKAVSNLDVVTADLQGAVMKTRMQPIKKVFGRFPRVVRDLARSLKKDIVLEMRGEETDLDKNLVEALADPLIHLVRNSVDHGIEMPEARVAAGKPRTGKVILSASLEGDHIELAIVDDGGGMDPDKLRAIAVKRGLMDEDAASRLSDKECFNLIFAPGFSSKEQISDISGRGVGMDVVKTAINTLNGSIDIDSEMGKGTKITIKVPLTLAILPTLMVGVAGHPFALPLASVNEIFHLDLSRTNVVDGQLTIIVRDKSIPLFYLQNWLAPKSGIVELRKGHGHVVIVQLGSQRVGFVVDTLIGQEEVVIKPLDNLLQGTPGMAGATITSDGHIALILDVPDLLKQYAAASRI from the coding sequence ATGAGCTACGAATTAGACGAAGACATTCTTCAGGACTTTTTAGTCGAAGCGGGTGAGATTCTCGAACTACTTTCAGAACAGTTAGTAGAGCTTGAGAACAACCCTGATGATAAAGATCTACTAAATGCTATTTTCCGAGGTTTCCATACCGTTAAGGGTGGTGCAGGTTTCCTTGCACTGACTGAACTGGTTGATACCTGTCATGGCGCCGAGAATGTGTTCGACATTCTAAGAAATGGCCAACGTAGCGTAACATCAGGCTTGATGGATACCATGCTTCAAGCACTGGACACCGTTAACGTGCAGTTCCAAGCTGTTCAAAATAGGGAGCCTCTGGAGCCTGCTGAACAATCTCTACTTGATGAGTTGCATCGTCTATGTAAACCAGAATCAGAGGATGAGATTGTTGCTCCTGCAGCTGAAGCTCCTGCACCTGTAGTCGAACCTGTTGTTACACCTGAACCTGTAGCACCAGCGGATACGAATATTAATGCAGCATCTGTCGATGAGATTTCTCAAGATGAATTCGAAAGACTGCTAGATGAACTGCACGGTAAAGGTGGGTCACCGACAGCCGCACCAGTAGAACCGACACCGCCTCCAGCAGCGCCAGCGCCAACGGCAGATAGCGGTGACATCACTGACGATGAGTTTGAAAAACTGCTTGATGAGTTGCACGGTGCAGGCAATAGTCCATCTAACGCGACCTCAGCGCCACCACCTCCACCGCCAGTAGCACCCGTTGCCTCTGTTTCTGCAAGTGCAGATGGCGACGACTTAATGACGGATGAAGAGTTTGAAAAACTGCTAGACCAACTGCATGGTTCAGGTAATGGCCCATCAGCAGAAGAGTTAGATGTCGCGACCAAGCCTGCTGAAGTGAAACCAGCTCCGGCACCAGCAGCCGCTGCTGCACCGCAGCCTGTTTCAGCACCTACAGCGGTACAGACACCAGAGCCAGTGAAAGCGCCTGTTAAATCTGAAGCGAAAGCACCAGCGGCTAAGAAGCAACAAGCAGAAGCGACCGTACGTGTAGATACATCAACACTGGATACCATCATGAATATGGTTGGTGAGCTAGTATTGGTACGTAACCGTCTTGTGAGCTTAGGTTTGAACAGCAACGACGAAGAAATGTCGAAAGCGGTCTCTAACCTAGATGTTGTTACTGCAGACCTACAAGGCGCGGTAATGAAAACGCGTATGCAGCCAATTAAGAAAGTATTTGGCCGTTTCCCGCGCGTTGTCCGTGACTTGGCTCGTAGCTTGAAGAAAGACATTGTACTTGAGATGCGCGGTGAAGAGACCGACCTTGATAAAAACCTAGTTGAGGCTCTTGCGGATCCATTAATTCACTTGGTTCGTAACTCGGTTGACCACGGCATTGAAATGCCTGAAGCTCGTGTAGCTGCGGGTAAGCCTCGCACTGGTAAAGTGATTCTATCGGCTTCACTAGAGGGCGATCATATTGAGCTAGCTATCGTTGATGATGGCGGTGGTATGGACCCTGACAAGCTTCGTGCAATTGCGGTGAAACGTGGATTGATGGATGAAGATGCAGCCTCTCGTCTATCAGACAAAGAGTGTTTCAACCTGATTTTCGCTCCGGGCTTCTCAAGTAAAGAGCAAATTTCAGATATCTCTGGCCGTGGCGTCGGCATGGATGTCGTAAAAACGGCGATCAACACGCTGAATGGCTCTATCGATATCGACTCTGAAATGGGTAAAGGAACTAAGATCACTATCAAAGTTCCACTGACGCTAGCAATTCTACCAACATTGATGGTAGGTGTAGCCGGTCACCCATTCGCATTGCCATTAGCATCCGTGAATGAAATCTTCCACTTAGATCTAAGCCGTACCAATGTCGTTGATGGTCAGTTGACGATCATTGTTCGTGATAAATCGATTCCGCTGTTCTACTTACAGAACTGGTTGGCACCGAAATCAGGCATCGTTGAGCTACGTAAAGGTCATGGTCACGTGGTTATTGTACAGCTAGGAAGTCAACGTGTTGGCTTTGTGGTTGATACTTTGATTGGCCAAGAAGAAGTGGTAATTAAACCTCTAGATAACTTGCTGCAAGGCACACCAGGTATGGCAGGTGCGACGATCACCAGTGATGGTCATATCGCTCTTATCTTAGATGTACCCGATCTACTGAAGCAGTACGCAGCAGCGTCTAGAATTTAA
- a CDS encoding protein-glutamate methylesterase/protein-glutamine glutaminase, protein MAIKVLVVDDSSFFRRRVSEIINSEARLEVIDVAVNGKEAVEKAKRLRPDVITMDIEMPVMDGITAVREIMAATPTPILMFSSLTHDGAKATLDALDAGALDFLPKKFEDIARNRDEAVSLLQQRVIEIASKRALLRRTASITRPVTPVASTTASTVSSLRQPAASVKPVAAKFRASGKKYQLTAIGTSTGGPVALQKILTRIPANYPHPIVLIQHMPATFTAAFASRLNTLCKIEVREAQDGDILKPGVAYLAPGGKQMMIDGRPGSARLRIIDGGDRMNYKPCVDVTFGSAAKIYHDKVLSMVLTGMGADGREGARMLKSAGSTIWAQDEESCVVYGMPQAVAKAGISTEDLPLERIAERMLVEVGLA, encoded by the coding sequence ATGGCGATTAAAGTATTAGTCGTTGATGATTCGAGTTTTTTCCGTCGTCGAGTAAGCGAGATCATTAATTCAGAGGCGCGCCTAGAGGTCATTGATGTTGCTGTAAACGGCAAAGAAGCGGTTGAAAAAGCCAAAAGGCTAAGACCTGATGTCATCACAATGGACATTGAAATGCCCGTTATGGATGGCATTACTGCCGTCCGTGAAATCATGGCAGCAACACCAACGCCAATTCTGATGTTCTCTTCACTGACACACGATGGTGCGAAGGCGACGCTGGATGCGTTGGATGCAGGCGCCCTAGACTTTTTGCCGAAAAAGTTCGAAGACATTGCTCGAAATCGTGATGAAGCCGTATCACTGCTGCAGCAGCGTGTGATTGAGATTGCATCGAAGCGTGCATTACTAAGACGCACCGCTTCGATTACTCGCCCCGTGACGCCAGTTGCTTCAACCACAGCATCTACAGTCTCTTCATTGCGCCAACCTGCTGCGTCAGTTAAGCCTGTGGCAGCTAAGTTCCGTGCATCGGGCAAGAAATATCAATTGACGGCTATTGGTACGTCGACTGGCGGTCCAGTGGCACTTCAGAAGATTCTGACGCGCATACCTGCCAATTACCCACATCCAATTGTGTTGATTCAGCATATGCCGGCAACCTTTACCGCGGCATTTGCGAGTCGCTTGAATACCTTGTGTAAGATTGAAGTGCGTGAAGCTCAAGATGGCGACATCTTAAAACCAGGCGTTGCGTATTTGGCACCAGGCGGTAAACAGATGATGATAGATGGTCGTCCGGGTTCTGCTCGACTGCGTATCATCGATGGTGGCGATCGTATGAACTACAAACCGTGTGTGGACGTAACTTTCGGTTCTGCTGCAAAGATCTATCACGATAAAGTGCTGTCTATGGTACTTACCGGGATGGGTGCAGACGGTCGTGAGGGTGCACGCATGCTTAAATCTGCAGGTTCAACTATCTGGGCACAAGATGAAGAGAGCTGTGTGGTGTATGGTATGCCTCAAGCCGTTGCTAAAGCGGGCATTTCAACTGAAGACCTTCCTCTTGAGCGAATCGCCGAGAGAATGTTGGTTGAAGTTGGCTTAGCTTAG
- a CDS encoding ParA family protein, with the protein MIVWSVANQKGGVGKTTTTVTLAGLLSQKGHRVLLVDTDPHASLTTYLGYDSDTVESSLFDLFQLREFTPETVAPLTLQTEVEGIDIIPAHMSLATLDRVMGNRSGMGLILKRALAAVKDDYDYVLIDCPPILGVMMVNALAASDRILIPVQTEFLAMKGLERMIRTLTIMQKSRKAPFKVTIVPTMYDKRTKASLQTLTQLKDDYPNQVWTSAVPIDTKFRDASLKRLPASHFASGSRGVFAYKQLLIYLERLGINELQ; encoded by the coding sequence ATGATTGTTTGGAGTGTTGCAAACCAGAAAGGTGGTGTAGGTAAAACTACAACAACGGTGACTTTAGCTGGGCTTTTGAGCCAAAAAGGTCACCGCGTTTTGTTGGTCGATACCGATCCACATGCATCACTGACAACGTATCTGGGTTACGACTCAGATACCGTTGAATCCAGTTTATTTGACCTGTTTCAGTTGCGTGAATTTACGCCTGAAACAGTCGCACCTTTGACTCTGCAAACAGAGGTTGAGGGTATCGACATCATACCCGCGCACATGTCTTTGGCCACCTTAGACAGAGTGATGGGAAACCGTAGCGGTATGGGCTTGATTTTAAAGCGCGCACTGGCAGCGGTGAAAGATGACTATGATTACGTGTTGATTGACTGCCCACCTATTCTTGGTGTGATGATGGTGAACGCGTTAGCAGCCAGCGATCGCATTTTGATCCCAGTGCAGACAGAGTTCTTGGCAATGAAAGGTCTTGAACGAATGATCCGAACACTGACCATCATGCAGAAGTCTCGCAAAGCGCCATTTAAAGTTACGATTGTTCCGACTATGTACGACAAACGCACCAAGGCGTCGCTGCAAACATTAACTCAGTTAAAAGATGACTATCCGAATCAGGTGTGGACATCAGCAGTACCGATCGACACCAAGTTTAGAGATGCAAGTTTGAAGCGTTTACCAGCGTCTCATTTTGCATCTGGCAGTCGTGGCGTATTTGCGTATAAGCAGCTGCTTATCTATCTCGAGAGGCTGGGTATTAATGAGCTCCAGTAA
- a CDS encoding chemotaxis protein CheW codes for MSSSKESTIEQGSLSSEQALDDYFTALLDESFETEEIWVDDEVIEQQPKEPEPEPEPEPEPEPEPEPEPEPEPEPEPEPEPEPEPEPEPKLAEYSSYSEIRSAEFEVPNLEDVQKLLSQLESTNLVEELNLDDLMDQNTQQIALHSTTTVDMPVETDLAPKMEVASPTLELETPEPTMVEQQAEEEIQSWDIEEPQAFTEPVYQPSVEAVEETVAVEEDLETAEQAVELETQAGGANHFTSWESTVRSEDFQVLYFDVNGVTFAVPLDELGGIHRLEELSHLIGRPAWYLGLQSNRDSQLDVVDTAKWVMSEKLTSDEYKENYQYIVMLGESMWGLASTELKGTELLNTDKVRWREMAGKRPWLAGMVKEKMCALIHVEALIAMLNAGLDVKALD; via the coding sequence ATGAGCTCCAGTAAAGAATCAACTATCGAGCAAGGCAGCTTATCAAGCGAACAAGCCCTAGATGATTATTTCACAGCTTTGCTTGATGAAAGCTTTGAAACCGAAGAGATTTGGGTTGACGACGAGGTCATAGAACAACAACCTAAAGAGCCAGAGCCAGAGCCAGAGCCAGAGCCAGAGCCAGAGCCAGAGCCAGAGCCAGAGCCAGAGCCAGAGCCAGAGCCAGAGCCAGAGCCAGAGCCAGAGCCAGAGCCAGAGCCAGAGCCAAAATTGGCGGAATATTCGAGTTACTCTGAGATTCGCTCGGCTGAGTTTGAAGTCCCAAATCTTGAGGACGTTCAAAAGCTACTCAGCCAGCTGGAATCAACCAATCTTGTTGAAGAGTTAAATCTCGACGACTTAATGGATCAGAACACGCAGCAAATTGCGCTCCATTCAACGACCACGGTTGATATGCCTGTGGAAACGGATTTGGCACCTAAGATGGAAGTGGCTTCGCCAACTCTAGAATTGGAAACGCCAGAACCAACAATGGTAGAGCAACAAGCTGAAGAAGAGATTCAAAGCTGGGACATCGAAGAGCCTCAAGCCTTCACAGAGCCTGTCTATCAGCCGAGTGTTGAAGCTGTTGAAGAGACGGTTGCTGTAGAGGAAGATTTAGAAACGGCAGAGCAAGCAGTTGAGCTTGAAACTCAAGCGGGTGGGGCTAATCACTTCACTTCGTGGGAGAGCACAGTTCGTAGTGAAGATTTCCAAGTTCTCTACTTTGATGTGAATGGTGTGACTTTCGCTGTCCCACTGGATGAACTTGGCGGCATACACCGTCTAGAAGAGTTGAGTCACCTAATTGGTCGCCCTGCTTGGTATTTAGGCCTTCAATCTAATAGAGATAGTCAATTAGATGTGGTGGATACCGCAAAATGGGTGATGTCTGAGAAGTTAACCAGTGACGAATACAAAGAAAACTATCAATATATAGTGATGCTTGGTGAGAGCATGTGGGGGCTGGCGAGCACAGAGCTCAAAGGTACCGAGCTCTTAAATACAGATAAAGTACGCTGGCGAGAAATGGCGGGCAAACGTCCGTGGCTCGCGGGTATGGTTAAAGAAAAAATGTGTGCTTTGATTCATGTTGAAGCATTGATCGCCATGCTAAATGCAGGGTTAGATGTAAAAGCATTAGATTAA
- a CDS encoding chemotaxis protein CheW, with protein sequence MSQLSEVEVRKDQTNDEVLQWVTFQLEEETYGINVMQVREVLRYSEIAPVPGAPDYVLGIINLRGNVVTVIDTRSRFGLMQGEITDNTRIIVIESERQVIGILVDSVAEVVYLRSSEIDTTPSVGTDESAKFIQGVSNRDGKLLILVDLNKLLSEDEWDEMAHL encoded by the coding sequence ATGTCTCAATTGAGTGAAGTTGAAGTAAGAAAAGATCAAACGAATGATGAAGTACTTCAATGGGTGACATTCCAACTTGAGGAAGAAACTTACGGCATCAATGTAATGCAGGTGCGCGAAGTTCTTCGTTATAGTGAGATTGCTCCAGTACCAGGCGCTCCAGACTACGTACTGGGTATTATCAACCTACGTGGTAACGTGGTAACCGTTATCGATACACGTTCACGTTTTGGCCTAATGCAAGGCGAGATCACTGACAACACTCGTATTATCGTTATCGAATCAGAACGCCAAGTGATTGGTATCCTAGTGGATAGCGTGGCAGAGGTTGTTTACCTTCGTTCTTCTGAAATCGATACTACGCCAAGCGTTGGTACTGATGAAAGTGCTAAGTTCATTCAAGGTGTGAGTAACCGTGACGGCAAGCTTCTGATCTTGGTTGACTTGAATAAGCTACTAAGCGAAGACGAATGGGATGAGATGGCTCACCTGTAA
- a CDS encoding DUF2802 domain-containing protein produces MFEALPLSPAALIIGVGCFTLFIVVLLGKVKRVLQKQLDHSRAQVRSLEKELQKSNKQLLEVRSVVVGLGQKVTEQEDVIKHLNERIVELEHADTDGRLYTRATKMVQLGAGINELIEECELPKAEAELMMSLQNKLAGKEKIPSLSSNPSSYDEQRKPYDRRKPPRR; encoded by the coding sequence ATGTTTGAAGCGCTTCCTTTAAGCCCAGCTGCTCTGATTATTGGCGTTGGGTGTTTTACGCTATTTATCGTCGTGCTACTGGGCAAAGTGAAACGTGTCCTTCAAAAGCAGCTCGACCACTCTCGCGCGCAAGTTCGTAGCTTGGAAAAAGAGCTTCAAAAATCGAACAAGCAGTTGCTAGAGGTGCGTTCTGTTGTGGTTGGTCTTGGCCAGAAAGTGACAGAGCAAGAAGATGTGATTAAGCATCTAAATGAGCGTATTGTTGAGTTAGAGCATGCTGACACTGACGGCAGACTCTACACTCGAGCGACAAAAATGGTTCAACTTGGGGCTGGAATAAACGAGCTTATTGAAGAGTGTGAATTGCCAAAAGCAGAAGCTGAGTTAATGATGTCTTTACAGAATAAATTAGCGGGCAAAGAGAAAATTCCATCTCTTAGTAGCAACCCATCCTCTTACGATGAGCAACGTAAGCCTTACGACCGTCGTAAGCCACCACGTCGCTAA
- the ccmA gene encoding cytochrome c biogenesis heme-transporting ATPase CcmA: MLEVSNLTAIRDERVLFESLSFQLKAGELVQVEGRNGTGKTTLLRIITGLGDRDEGTISWDGQSIESNRDAYHQNLLFLGHQTGVKRELSAYENLSFYQSIHSGKASKEELYGALAQVGLAGREDVPAGQLSAGQQRRVALARLWLSKQMLWILDEPLTAIDKQGVKVLESLFSQHADNGGIVLLTTHQDMFADSPKLRKIKLGE, from the coding sequence ATGTTAGAAGTCTCAAATTTAACCGCTATTCGTGACGAAAGAGTTCTCTTTGAATCTCTGTCTTTTCAACTTAAAGCTGGCGAACTCGTTCAGGTTGAGGGAAGGAATGGTACAGGCAAGACGACACTACTTAGGATCATCACCGGATTAGGCGATCGAGACGAAGGCACCATTTCATGGGATGGCCAGTCCATAGAGTCCAATCGCGATGCTTACCATCAAAACCTACTGTTTCTTGGACACCAAACCGGTGTCAAGCGTGAGCTCAGTGCTTACGAGAACTTAAGCTTTTACCAATCTATTCATAGTGGTAAGGCAAGCAAAGAAGAGCTTTATGGTGCTCTTGCTCAGGTCGGTTTGGCTGGGCGAGAAGATGTCCCAGCAGGACAGTTGTCCGCAGGTCAGCAGCGCCGCGTAGCATTGGCTCGTTTATGGTTAAGTAAACAGATGTTGTGGATCTTAGATGAACCATTAACAGCAATTGATAAGCAGGGTGTGAAAGTTCTCGAGAGTTTGTTTTCGCAACATGCAGACAACGGCGGAATTGTGCTTCTCACAACGCACCAAGATATGTTCGCTGACAGCCCGAAACTAAGAAAAATAAAGCTGGGTGAATAA
- the ccmB gene encoding heme exporter protein CcmB, with protein MITSMTMIIRRELLIAFRRQADIFNPLWFFIIVITLFPLSIGPEPNLLARISAGIVWVAALLSALLSLERLFRDDFQDGALEQMMLMPIPLQLVVLSKVIAHWLLTGLPLILISPLLAVLLSLDFDTWLSVVLTLLVGTPALSFIGAIGVALTVGLQKGGVLLSLLILPLYIPILIFATSAIDAAALGVAYNGQLAVLGAMLMGAMTLTPFAISAALRVSVN; from the coding sequence ATGATCACTTCAATGACAATGATTATCCGACGTGAGCTTCTTATTGCGTTTCGTCGTCAGGCCGATATTTTCAACCCGTTGTGGTTCTTTATTATCGTCATCACCCTATTTCCTTTGAGTATTGGTCCGGAGCCAAACCTTCTTGCGCGTATCTCTGCGGGTATCGTTTGGGTGGCTGCTCTGTTATCAGCTCTGCTCTCACTTGAGCGTCTATTCCGTGATGATTTTCAGGATGGGGCACTAGAGCAGATGATGCTCATGCCCATCCCGTTGCAGTTGGTAGTATTGTCCAAGGTCATAGCACACTGGTTATTGACTGGTTTACCATTAATTTTAATTAGTCCACTTTTGGCTGTTCTACTATCGCTGGATTTTGATACATGGCTTTCGGTGGTGTTGACTCTGTTGGTCGGCACGCCCGCGTTGAGCTTTATTGGTGCTATTGGTGTAGCACTTACGGTTGGGTTGCAAAAAGGGGGCGTGCTGTTGAGTTTGCTTATTCTACCGCTTTACATCCCAATTTTGATTTTTGCGACCTCGGCAATTGATGCGGCAGCACTAGGTGTTGCGTATAACGGTCAATTGGCCGTGTTAGGTGCGATGCTCATGGGTGCGATGACATTAACGCCTTTTGCGATTAGTGCAGCATTACGTGTGAGCGTGAACTAA
- a CDS encoding heme ABC transporter permease — protein MWKWLHPYAKAETSYQLAGKLLPWFSVLALFCLSVGTVWGLAFAPSDYQQGDSFRIIYIHVPSAIWSMGVYMSMAIAAFIGLVWQVRLSDMASLAMAPIGAVFTFIALLTGAVWGKPMWGAWWVWDARLTSELILLFLYLGVIALHHAFDDQKTAAKAAGILAIVGVINLPIIHFSVEWWNTLHQGATITKFDKPSISSDMLWPLLLNIFGFAFFFGAVLMVRFRNEIISKEGHRPWVRKLAAEKA, from the coding sequence ATGTGGAAATGGCTCCATCCCTACGCCAAAGCGGAAACCTCTTATCAGCTTGCTGGTAAGCTTCTGCCATGGTTCTCAGTTCTAGCACTATTTTGTCTATCCGTTGGTACCGTTTGGGGGCTTGCATTTGCCCCTTCAGATTATCAACAAGGCGATAGCTTTAGAATTATCTACATTCACGTTCCGTCAGCGATTTGGTCGATGGGTGTCTACATGTCGATGGCGATCGCAGCCTTTATCGGCCTTGTATGGCAGGTGAGATTGTCGGATATGGCATCTCTGGCAATGGCGCCAATCGGTGCTGTGTTTACTTTTATTGCGCTTTTGACTGGTGCAGTTTGGGGTAAGCCGATGTGGGGCGCTTGGTGGGTATGGGACGCTCGTTTAACATCCGAACTGATCTTACTATTTTTGTACTTGGGTGTTATCGCTCTACACCACGCTTTTGATGATCAGAAAACAGCGGCAAAGGCAGCAGGTATTCTTGCGATTGTCGGTGTGATTAACCTACCTATTATTCACTTCTCAGTAGAGTGGTGGAACACACTGCACCAAGGTGCAACGATCACTAAATTCGATAAGCCATCGATCTCAAGCGATATGTTGTGGCCACTGCTTCTCAATATTTTCGGTTTTGCATTCTTCTTCGGCGCTGTGTTGATGGTTCGTTTCCGTAATGAAATCATCAGCAAAGAGGGTCATCGTCCGTGGGTCCGCAAATTAGCGGCCGAAAAAGCGTAA
- the ccmD gene encoding heme exporter protein CcmD, which produces MYFESLSDFFAMGGYASYVWSAFGITFLAMIILLVVSVRRGKQLLNEVQAKVDRQARIDAAKKMENTL; this is translated from the coding sequence ATGTATTTTGAATCTCTTAGTGATTTCTTTGCGATGGGCGGTTACGCCTCTTACGTTTGGAGTGCATTCGGAATCACTTTTCTTGCGATGATCATCCTGCTGGTAGTCAGCGTTCGTCGCGGTAAACAATTGCTCAATGAAGTACAAGCTAAAGTTGATCGTCAGGCGCGAATCGACGCAGCGAAAAAAATGGAGAACACTCTATGA
- the ccmE gene encoding cytochrome c maturation protein CcmE → MNPRRKKRLGIVLAIFIGISATVGLMVYALNQNMDLFYTPTELVNGKDGHKPEVGQRLRIGGMVVVGSVKRDNESLRVSFDLADVGPKVTILYDGILPDLFREGQGIVAQGVLKDATTIEAFEVLAKHDEEYMPSEVAEAMKKTHEPLQYSTEQKEGSAK, encoded by the coding sequence ATGAACCCAAGGCGTAAAAAGAGACTGGGGATTGTCCTAGCTATTTTTATTGGTATTAGTGCAACGGTCGGCTTGATGGTTTATGCACTGAATCAAAACATGGATCTGTTCTACACACCAACGGAATTGGTAAACGGTAAAGATGGCCATAAGCCAGAAGTAGGTCAACGCCTGCGTATTGGCGGCATGGTTGTTGTTGGCTCTGTGAAGCGTGATAACGAATCTTTGCGCGTGAGCTTCGATTTAGCGGATGTTGGCCCTAAGGTAACCATTCTTTACGATGGTATTCTTCCTGATCTTTTCCGTGAGGGACAAGGTATTGTTGCTCAGGGCGTTTTGAAAGATGCGACGACTATCGAAGCGTTTGAAGTTCTAGCGAAGCACGACGAAGAGTACATGCCTTCTGAAGTTGCTGAAGCGATGAAAAAGACACATGAGCCTTTGCAATACTCGACTGAACAAAAAGAAGGAAGTGCTAAATGA